The Silene latifolia isolate original U9 population chromosome 4, ASM4854445v1, whole genome shotgun sequence region AGAGAAGCAACTTGTCCACAAGCTTGATGGTCAAATAGTGAATGGTCTTTTTTCCTAGTAGCTAGTTACCTCGGACACATCCGGCTCACCCTAGATCCTGTTAATGTTCTGGCTCCTGATATGGATAGCTGCCCCTTTTTGTAACAAGTCCTTAATGTCATCTCAGGACGGGACCCCCTCATAGATATCAGGTGCCCACATATATAGACTCAAAAAAAGATTAAGATTTAACCTCGTAAAAGAAGTTTACTACTAGAGCTCGTGGCACAAGATAAATCTTCTTACTCGTTGCATATCTTTTGTGCGTAATAGCCTCAGACCTTATACCACGGTTAGCTCTCTTCCTTTTAGAACTTCAAGACCTCCGAACTTAGTAGAGTTAAGGCAGCCAGGAACGTAGATGCACGGCTTAGTAGCCCGGGCTCGGGAAGAGGCAGACCCTTGCTAGCCGGACGTGGCTTGGGCAGATGAGGTAGTGCTGAATCATCCCTACCCCCTACGGGACGATTGAGTGGGCCGAGCACGTCTCGATACCCAAACAAAAAATCTAATTCTCGTAATCTTGTTAAATAAATACCGATTAGAtaaaagattaaaattattgaTGTGTTATACAAAAGTtgtaccaaagttggctggtgtgagtaaTAAGGACTCTCATCTAATAAACAAGTGGTTAAAGGCTCGATttctgactcttgcgaatgaaaaagccaaacttaaAAGGAGTCAAACATTAAATTATCTTCAGTACCCGAAAAAAATTGCCCCAACTGTCGATAGAGTTAGTGCTGGTTTCACATCCCCCCAACAAAATATAAGAGTTGTCCTACAACTCAAGTTGGGCATTATCGCAGAAACCTCCGAAAAACCTTGTCAATTTTTAAAAAATGCCGGTACACGAAATCCGTAGAGCATACAAGCGTCCGGCGATCTCCGACCAACAAAAGCGTCGAGAACTCTCTCTCCTCCGTCAACAACAACAACGTCTGGACGCACAGTCACATGCTCGCCGCCTCGCTTCAACCCTCTTCTCTCTCaccgccaccaccgccaccaaCTCTGAAGAACCCGGTATCGATATTGAGATTGACACCGAAATCGCTTCGTCTAAGGAATTTGAAATTGAAGAGGATTTGGAAGAGGAGGAGGATGGTGGTGATAGTAAGAATGTTGAAATAAGGGATGTAAGACAAGCGTCTAGGCTTGGTGGGCAAGATGCTCGACGGTGGTTTGCTCGTCAGCTTATGCTTCCTGAGTGGATGATTGATGTTCCTGATCGTCTTTCTCAAGACTGGTACTCTCTcactcatttgtttaccttttgttttaattttgatgcAGTTTTCGACCTAATTTTCATCTCAGATCATTAGGAAACAACCTTTGTGTATTGCTAGAACATGACtaaggctgcgtacatctgaCTTCCCTTACCCCCACAATTTGCGGAGCCCTTGGGGTAAATAAATGCTGTTAGGAGTATTTTAGTCAAAGGTTAGTCCCTTTGAGGTGCAAAAGCTTTACATTTTTAGCTTCTTGTTTAGTACAACAAGAAAGACTGGAGGAATTATCCTTCCTTATCCAAACTTTGATCGAGTGACACTCGAATGTTGGTGTTAATGATTCTATAGCTACAACAACAACtttagagccttaatcccaaaatgattggggtcggctgacatgaatcgtCCTTTAGAACTGTCCATGGGTGGTCGCACACTCAAAAAGCAAAAATAAGGAAAAGGAAGAGTGGAAAAAAAACAAATGGGGACGATATCATTATTAATAATAGAAGAAATATCTGTGGACGATATCTTGATACCAGCCCCACTTATGCTACTCTTGTGATGTATGAATTCACAGTGTATATTGGTATGACAGTCCTGGGTCCGGAAAGGTGGAGACTTTACGCTTTGGGTTCTTTTCAGCTTGGGACTTTGAAACCTTAAAACTTTTATCTGGTCGTGTATGATTGATTTAACTATGTTTTCCAAGTGTTTATGGAGGATTGTTAAGTTTTATTTATGGCTGTTTGTATAGGTATGTATTAGCAAGGCCTGCTGGAAAACGATGCTTTGTGGTCTCGATCAATGGGACAACAGTTAGTAGACTGCGTAATGGATCTGTGTTGCATCTTTTTCCATCTGGCCTACCATGTGGAGCTAGAACACGAGAGAATTCTGGATCTCCCCAATCATATTGTATTCTCGATTGCATATTCCATGAGGTGAGCTTACCCCTCACTCTATGTTAACTATCATGATGTTTGGCTTATGCTGTTATGTCTTAAAATCTTATGTTATGATATTGGGTGGCAGACTGACCAGACATACTATGTGATCGACATGGTATGCTGGAAAGGGTATTCACTTTATGACTGTAATGCGGAGTTCAGATTTTTCTGGTTGAACTCCAAGCTTACAGAGTGTGGAGCTTGTGAACCACCTTCACACTACCACAAGTACAAGTTTAGTCCGGTCCCTGTCTACAACTGCGACCAGGCTGGATTGCTCTCAGCATATACAGGACAAGTATCTTATGTCAAAGATGGCCTTCTATTTTATAATAAGTAAGTCACTCTATTACCTATTCACTTATGTATCTACAGCTTTGCTCTATGGAAGAAGGCTCCTAAATTTTTATGTTCcgcgatttttttttttaatgatgaTACTTATGAATTATGATGATAGCCACCTTATGTGGTGGAACATATGATATGTAGGTTCAAAGATGCTGAACAACCAGACATGCCTGAGGTTACTGAATACAAATGATTTATATTACTCAATTTTCTGGGTCTGCAAATATAGTTAATTCTTGCTTTTCACCGTCCTTTATTCGTTTCGGCTTGCTATTGCACTTTTTTTTTGCAGTCCTATTTGACTTTTGGTATCCTTCAAACTTCTTCTCCGCGAAGAACCCCCTCCTTTTTATTGGCTTCTGTTATGTAGTTCATCATTCTTTTAAATTTGAATGTGGAATAATTTTGTGCCTTATTTATGTGctttctctattattaaaattGTTTGTTTACACTACCTTTTTGGTTATTCCATTATGTTCGTTACATTTATATATTTGGCAAACAATTTAGAATGATCATGTGAGTATCTTGTGCAATCCACTTGCGCGCTCTCTCGCCTTTTACCAATTGTGCCAAAACCAAGTGTAAAAAAGCTACAGTAGAAGTGATTTTAATTAAAATGTCTAAGCAGCTTATTATATTGGTGTAACCTTGCCTCTGCTAGACACGCACTTTATCAAGCTGGAAATACACCGCTGACGTTAGTGTGGAAAGACGAGAAGTGTAGTCAGTACGTGATTGATACAGACAATAAAGGGCAAGTTCCAAACAAACAACAGGTATGCTTCGATTTTTCTCCGTGTCCTTCAATCTTTGCTTTTTACTATGCATTCGTGTGGAGTCTGAAAGGGTCTACAGCTATACTGAGTTTATATGATTGTTTAGCATATGTCAAATGTAAACTTCGTATATGTTTCACTTCCAGTTAAAGCCTTATGAAACAGTGGTAAAAATCGTTGTTAGGTAACTGAATTTTCTTTACGTGATGTAACAGCGACATTGTTGTGCCCTGGTTATTGACTTGTTGCCAGTATACTACTGAAGTATATTGTCAATGAAACTAGATCAACTGTCATGGCTACTGACATCATAAATGTTAAAAGAACTATGCTTACTCCTTTTGTGGAATGTATTATGTATGGGATGTATGTTAACCAGCAATTCAAAGTGCCAATGAAAAATATCAAATCATGCGATGAAAATAGACTTGCATAATTTAGTTGCAAAGATGTGTTGCTCCCAGTATGCAATAGAGAATTTAGGGGTTTGGAGACGGGATTGCGGGTTCGCGGGAATGCAATAAGCTACTTTTAATTTTTAAATAGTGAAATAAAATAGCAACACAATACTAGTTAGATTTGTGCGAAAGTGGCAATTTACCACTTTAACTTTGGTCAATGGTGAAAtcaagccccttaagtttcagtagcaatcaagccccttaactctaacaaaaagtgaaattcaactcCGATTTTTAATTTTCACTTAAATCTCAACAAAAATTCATTTTACATTTGTATTATAcaactaatatgacataaaaATTACTAATTTTAAGTTTATTAATTTATATAAGATTAATTATCCACCTAAATAATAATTTTACATTCATctataataaacaaaataaaaatatgataaaTTTATATGAACTATTCTTACATTCATAATAAAGTGTCTAACAATTGTAAAATTATAAAACTATCACAATTATATATTGTATAAAAGTTGCAAGgttaaaaaattaaattttgtaattgattaattagattataaaatgaaatttggTGGAATTTCATGAGAAATCAAACAATGGAGTTTAATTTTACTCTTAACTAAAGTTAAGGGGCTTGATTTATACAATTGAAACTTAAGGGGCCTGATTTCACCATTGAACAAAgtaaatttgtattttttttttctcaaacaaCAGGCCTCCACTTGAAAGCAGTGGTGGAGCCAGggaggggctagcaggggcggtcgccccCGCTGACGTttgaaaaattcgaaatttttagttaaaattttcgaatttttttgagGTCCCCTTATAATATTATCGTTTCGCCCCCGCTGAAAATTTTCGCCCCCACTGACTTAAATTCCTGGTTCCGCCACTGCTTGAAAGTATTGCTAGATTTGCCACTGTCTTCATGTTGTCAATCCTTTAAATTATACGCGTTGATGTGTTCACCATTTGACAATTGCTGAGATTGAACAGGTGGTTCTAGAGCTTCAAAATGATGGCAAGCTAACTACATCTGATGATCCACATGTTGTGTTTGGTTCCGTAGACCAGGACTTTGTACAGAAGGTATGACTGTTTAATGCGCTACAGAATACTGCTTTTCTTGCTTGTGTATGAGCTAGTACTTAATATGCTCAACTGGTGCTTATGGGCTGTTATTTACTGGCATTTTTTTCCTTTGGATATAAAGACTATATATGTTGGTAGTGTAATACGATGGAAACACGAAATTAAGCAGAATGACTCAAGAATTGGATATGAGGTGTGATTCCCTGCCTATGACGAGAGTCTTGTGGCACTGCGTTAATGTTCCTGTATACTATGTACGAGGAGAAGTATTATGTTGCACTAGTGTGGGACATGATTGCCTCCCCTCCCCCCTCTCTCTCAATGTAATTGGTGATTACTGATTGCTTACACGCGTTAGTGAATTTTCAGTTGGGGTTACATCCTGGTAATCTTCTGCGATTTGCGATAAATGACGGAGGTTTGATTTTCATTGATGGGAAACTCGAAAAGGCGGATTTAGTATATCAAGACAAGCCAAATCGTGGACGTGCTTTTGCTGATAGTTACTCAAAGGTCAGTTGGCAAAAATAGATGCATTTCGTCATATTAGTGATAGCTTAATCATTCTATAGATGCTATACGACTACATATGTTATTTCATTCCCTTACTGACGGTTGGAACAAATTCTTACAGGTTGTATTTCAATATATGGCGCGCCGTTCTCCTCTTAGTATTGATGATTTGGTTGCATCTATCAACTCGTCAGCAGAAGAAGACAAAGCCAGTGATGTTGACATGGCTTGCTGATAAATTTCTCACAACCCGGGATTTTTGTAATTTGTGTGAACAGTCAGTCATTCAATCTTAACCTGGCAACAAGTTGCCTGATGATTAATTACCACCTCGGCATTGTTGACCTATTGCAAGAAGAGCTGAGATGACAACGTGATTCTGTGAAGGAGTTCCATATTTGCCGCGACTATTACAAGTTTACGAAGTGATAATAAATGGGAGTCCTTGTTTACATTTGCTCAGGTGGGATGGAAGGTGAAGCCTGTAGATAGAAAATGTGGTTGGTTCTGTAATTTCTCATTACATTGATTCGGAAACTACAATATTGGCAACATAGTTGGCTGTTTTACGTTTCTTGCCCATCATAGATCAACAATCTGTTATAGTATTGCTTATGGACATGTATGTACTGAATTCATGTTCTTGTTTACGTATTTGATCCCACCCGTTTATGACTACGCAATGCTCTGTCAAAAATATACAGTACTTATGAATGTGTTGCCAATAAaaaaacgtaatttattttcgcagtacgatttttactcattacagtactttTTACACCAAACTTTCCACTTTTATACCCTCAACTAAAAAACAACAAAACCTAattctctctaccttctctctattGTCGACGCATCAACCTTCTTCAAACTCCTTAAATCCTTCTATTATGAACGATTATTCGAATGAAGAGTAAGTATTTAATTCGTTAATCTCAtattaataatttaattgactatTCCTTACAATTTTAGTCccttttaattagggtttatgtttaaattaattaagGGCTAATTAGTATAGTATGATGGGTTTATTGGTGGTGGTTTATGGCTAGGCGTCGTCAGTGTAGTTTGAGGTGGTTAGCGTCATTGCTGGTGTGATTCGACGTCAGTCAGTGCAGTACATGGTTGGATTTTTTTCCAATGTACTGTATATAGTAATTGGTGTTGTTGGTGGTCACTGACTCAATTAATCATGTAGTAcacatgtttaaaaaaaaaataaaaatgataatgTAGTACACAATAGGAAAACGTACTACCAATGTGAATTATCCAACCAACTTACTCCCAATCCATGGCACATTAGTGCAACACTTCACCGCTCCCCTCCCCCAATGTCAACATCAACTATCTGATTAGTGGTTTTGTGAAATTAGAGGAGAATAAATGTTTGAAATTAGAGAGAAAACATTAGAAAGAGATTAGAGAGGGAAAATGGGAAGAGAAATGAAAAGGGTATAATTGTCAACAGTGTACTgtgatgagtaaaatgtgtactgcgaaaatcaacaccctaaaaaaaatataaatgcaTGAATATCATATACAATCAGTACTATAAGAACATGTATATATTCAAGTAAATGAGCCAAATTAAATggtgtctacaaagctagatctTCTGTCTTCTCCatacttgttttttttttggtgctgtTGTCCGTTGTTTTATTCTGACTTCCCCGTGTCTGACAACTAATATGCCAATGTGGTGGGTTCGCAACTGTCCTGGACACAAGCTAAAACATCTCTATAATCTCTAGATATGGTGAAGGAATCATATACATTACCATCGCTGCTTTTCTTGTATTCAAACAGTAGAGATGAATGGTTGTAAGCAGTGAGTTTCCCAAACCCGAAATCATAATCTTTGTAAAGACTCCAACTTGCATTCAAAGAACTGAACTTTGACAAGTGACTTCCGCCTCCACCTACAACGACGTGGATGGTGCCATTCAAAGTGCCCCAGTAATTGTTCTTCTCTGAGTTGACACATTGGTTCTGCATCAATTAAAATTTGGGACAATTTTAGATGAAACAAAGTAGAGATCTGAACTTCATTACTGGTTAGAAAACTCTTGGGTGACCTTCATTTCAGTAGGTCAGTAGGTTTTTCCTGGGAGGGGTTTGGTGGCGGGATGAAGCGTATATGATACATGGGACTCGCCGTGACTAAAACTATGAGACACATCTTCAACACAAAAATATTACTTAAATCTTCAAAGTTATACTCTCCTATAATGCTTTGAAACCTGTTTCTTCGTCTACTTTTTGTCATGCAGGCCTACTTTTCTATCTTCAGTCTTCACTATATATGTGGAGGGTTGGCAAATATCAGGAACGGATATGTTCCCATATCCTTGAGTGTTACGTCGAACACAGGTATAGGGCGTATAGCACCAAATTCGAGTAGTTGAAACACCCATTAGTTAGAGACCATCTGTTTGTATATACAGGTGCATAAAGAAAATAGAACTGATGTCtaagaaaatgaaaagaaactaGTAATAATCCGACGAGTAGCCAACAACAAGGTTGGTTAGAGTGGTGCATACCTGGTAAATAGGACAAGTTCTCTCATAATTGTGAAcatggccataaaatgctatatCAACCTTGTGTTTCTGCCAGAGCTTCTGAAGGCTTTCTCGGCCCATCGGCTCTTCAAAAGCTCCATCCAATCCATAGTAATAATCCGACGAGTAGCCCAGAACACGATGGGCAGAGAAGATCAACCAAGGTTGCTTCTGCCTGTCCACTGTTGCAAGGCAATGCTCTATGAATTTGTACTGCTCAGTGCCCTCCCTCCAGTCGTGCTCACTGTCTGCTATGCAGAAGCGGAACATTCCATAGTCTACTGAGTACCTGGGGAGTGAGGATTGTTTGAACCATAAGAAGTTTCACAAGACGAGTTCTTTAGGATCATCAACATGATGAATGAGTGGCACAAAGGTTACGTTCTATTGTTATTGTGTAGCAGACCCTTGTCTCATAGCATCGGTAAAACTTATCCTGGCAGTAGGGCAACCTCTAATGGATTTGAGAGGCTGGTATATATGTCAATGTGGACCCCAAATTATAAGAAAACATGATTATCTAAGTAAATAGGTAGTGTCAAATTCAATTGAAATGTGAAGACAGACTGCTACACAATAACAATATAACATTGAGGGGCTCTTTTCTGGGTCCTGTTCTTTATTCGGTCATTTCTGGGGCATAAAACATTGTTCGAAGCTACGAAGGTATCAGGAAAAACTTGCACCACGGAAATTACCAGAATTTCTCTCTGTTCTCAGCAGGGACATAAAACATGGTTTGAGCAACCACACCACATTCGCCACCTGAATCAACACCATTATAGAAAGATCCTGAATTCGGCCAGTCACGCTCATGATTACCACTGAGAGAAAATAAACGATATATGTCAAGTCAGTGCTTCAACAAAGTAACACAAATATTATTGAACCATGACATACAAGTATACAACATAGAGACAGGGGGATCTAATACCTTGCGGTCATGTATGGTACAGCTGAAGCAATGGGCTCCACCTGAGATGTAAATTGGTCCCATTCAGAGAGATATCCATTTGCATATGAAAGATCTCCTATATGGAACACAATATCGATGTTATTGATGTCTTTGATGAGCTGGTCTGTTGTGTTGAGTGATCCTGGTTGATAGTCACTGTACTCGTTTGATCCATCACGCTCCGCCTGAGTAATAAAAGCAAATCAATTACCATGGGTTTCAATAAAGGGAAAGGCGAGATGCAGAAAATACAGAAACGATAAGCAAAAAGAATAACCAAAATATAGGAAGAAAAAAGTTACAGGTGGATGGTACTGAAATGTAGTGTATCCAAATGACACGGAAATACATTTTAGGACAAATGTGACAATCCCGTATCAAAATGTAGTAAATCCAAATGAATAGAGAGAGTCCATGAACACGGTAGTAATGACCATGATGTCAGAATTCATATGGCTTTATGCTTTGCCCACAGATCTTTTTCCTAGTATGAAGTATAAGTACTAATATATTTTGAAAACCATCATTTTGAAGTACACTCTACGAAGTTGAACTTCTCTTTAGACAGCTCCTGCTTCCTAGATACAGTACATCTCGTATACATCCTTTTCTTGTAAGGTTTGTATCTAGTCCCTAATACAAGATATTACCAGGTCTTTTGTTTATCAGCACTTTCCTAAATATGTTTTTCTGCCCAAAATGCCAACAGAAACTATGGAAGGATTGAAACCACGGCTAAAAAGCTGATGGTAGAGAACAGAAAATAAAGCTACCAATGAACTTGTCAATGATGGTTAGAGTTTTCCCGTGAGAAAAACTAGAGAGGAGAGTAGCCTGACATTTCCGCAAATAGGCTTAATAAAAGATCATGAGCCTGATCCCGATCCAGAGTAATCTGAATCGTTATATTGACTATAATCACAAGGACTCAAAAgtaaatattttttttcttttggctcTGTTTAAAAGTTAAAACAATGGAAGTATTGGAGTATGACTACATGAAAGAAGGTGATCAAATTACTTTTCCAGGAGCTTTGAAAGATCATGATCAATAATCTATCAAAGATTAATACCAAAGAACAAAACTATCATCGAAGCCCTTAAAAATTCCAATACACTACTTGTTGAAATTTTTATGACTGAGCTACCGAAAGTTGACGTATAGATCATGCAAAGACAGTATTTGTCAGATGTTAAAACCCCACTAGTAACAACCACGCGTTACTAATtcattagtaattattaattataatacatTTAATACCTTCCCCATGTCACCAAATATTATAACACGCTGCAAGGAGTCCTGTCCAGGAAATGGAGGCGCTTTGAATGAGTATTTTTTGCTCCAAACATATGAACCATTGGTCAAGACATGGCCTATCCTGTAAGCATACCTGAAAAACAATAGCTGTAAGCATAAAGTTACAAGTCATATAAAAGAAATTTAATAGAAAAACACTGTAGTAGATCATACCATCTGTCTGGCCACAAATCCTTCAGGAAGCTTGTGTGTATGAATCCAGGGTCGCGCCAACCCACTGTCCTTGCAGGTGCACCTGCACCCGAATATATAAGCAATTACATACCTGAGCCGTAAAAGGTGTATATTGTTAGGTACCGAGCAATGGCGGATCTTAGGGCCCATGCAGGTGCTTCGGTCCCCTTGACTATATAGATCCCCCCTCcactttttttttccattttttctgAGGTGCAAATAAGTTAGGGAGGTTCACATTCAAGATTGAGGTGGGTTGCTCTGGTCTGTAGGCATGATGAGTTACTCTCATATTCCTATTCCTGATTGGTTTTACAGTGGATAAAATAACGAAGTAATATGTAACGCTATATTCAGTCTGTTGACTGCACAAATTTAAGGCACACCCAACGCTGAAGATGTAGCTAATAGGAAATGAATTCAGAAATCATGGGATAAAGCTACTAGGAATTCTGCGATCTCACGTCATTATTTGCATCAAGGCCTCCCTACATTTGATAAGTTTCTCATAGACGACTGGTTCTAGTTAACAAGTTTGGATTTTGTTACAAAAGAGCGAATACCAACAAGTTTCGGTAGCAAACGGAAGATAAGGGGAATGTTTGTGTTAGAATGCTTTAAAGATTCAGATCCGAATGGCTGATTTTTCAGCGCTACCAAAAACATACAAGAGCACAAGGGGTTGTAAAAGCAAGAAAACAAGGCAATCTATGAATAAAAAACGTAGGCATACCACACACAGTGTTGCGTTTAAATGTCAATGTCCCAGCTGGTGTTTGCCTTGTATCTGCACCCACAATACCCCACTCCACAAATGGAATTGCCTCGTTTACGTTATAGCCACTGGTCCAGGTTACCGTCATCTGTGAAGAAAAACAACACATAGTCATTGCTCTGTTATGTATGAGTAAAGAACACCCAGGCAATTGTTTGGATCTGAAGAAAATTAAGACAGTCattttgttgttgatgttgcatcTAAACATTTCAATATTACAGAAGTAAGTATTGTCCAATTCAGCCTATGTGAAAGACTCTGAATTTTGTTGATTAGCTACCGTGTCTAACAAGATAGCCCTTCAAAGCAGCAATAAGTGCCAATAACAGTGCTGCCATCAGAAGACATCAGACATACCTCATTCCAAGACTTCCCTAGTGCTAGACGTGGATAAAGTGGTGCTTTCGGGTTTGCGAATGATATGAAATTTGAAACTGCCACTAGCTTTGGCTGCAGATAAAAGGTAAAAACATCAGGTCTTCCAATTTTTCCCAATATCTCAAGATATTAAGCAAACAtactaacaaaaaaaaaaaagtctgaAAGACTCGAAAAAGAGGAAAACAATTGTGACTGAATTCAGGATAAGATATTGGTAACCCACATTCGACAAGCCTCCAGAAAACAATCCAAATGAAAAATCTGCACGCTGATTAATGAGCTGAAACCGTAGTGTGGCTTTTCCATTCTTTGTGTAATCCGAATTGGAGCTGTTTGCAAATTTGTACTGAAATACGCATTGAAACAAAAATTACTAAAACCACAAATCCATAAGAACAAGACAAGGATCATCAAATTTCATGATATATGTACCTTAAGTGGTGCTGAACATAAGTATGGCGGTTGATCCTTTCTATCCGTTTCAGAATAACAGCTTGACGAGCTTTAACATAAGATGAAGCATTAAGTTAGGATGCTGATCTTGAACCACATCATAATGAGTTTACACAATTACCCAATTCTAAGAGAAGCAAACATGATACTCCCTTAGTCTATGGATAAACTTCCCGTTTCATTTTTGGGAAGCTTATGAATAAACTGCCACACGAATCATTCCTGTTTTGGGTGCTATTTATGATAATACGATGCCAGTCTCCGCCACTTAAGGTCTATTTAAACTAGCttactgaacttaacttatttgAACTTATGAAGTGAAGTCCAAAATCAACTTTTATTTTCATCTAGTGTGCTTCTAAATTCTCGTGCAAAAGACGCCGGCTAGTTTATAATGGACCGAGGAAGTATCCGA contains the following coding sequences:
- the LOC141653358 gene encoding uncharacterized protein LOC141653358 produces the protein MPVHEIRRAYKRPAISDQQKRRELSLLRQQQQRLDAQSHARRLASTLFSLTATTATNSEEPGIDIEIDTEIASSKEFEIEEDLEEEEDGGDSKNVEIRDVRQASRLGGQDARRWFARQLMLPEWMIDVPDRLSQDWYVLARPAGKRCFVVSINGTTVSRLRNGSVLHLFPSGLPCGARTRENSGSPQSYCILDCIFHETDQTYYVIDMVCWKGYSLYDCNAEFRFFWLNSKLTECGACEPPSHYHKYKFSPVPVYNCDQAGLLSAYTGQVSYVKDGLLFYNKHALYQAGNTPLTLVWKDEKCSQYVIDTDNKGQVPNKQQVVLELQNDGKLTTSDDPHVVFGSVDQDFVQKLGLHPGNLLRFAINDGGLIFIDGKLEKADLVYQDKPNRGRAFADSYSKVVFQYMARRSPLSIDDLVASINSSAEEDKASDVDMAC
- the LOC141653357 gene encoding putative inactive purple acid phosphatase 27 codes for the protein MNMLKNYAILLVILLSWLNVCLCYRPAGGEQPLSKINVLSTTFALHPDASVKASPLVLGLKGEDNEWVNVELQSPEPSSDDWVGVFSPAKINSSSCYSETDRKDQPPYLCSAPLKYKFANSSNSDYTKNGKATLRFQLINQRADFSFGLFSGGLSNPKLVAVSNFISFANPKAPLYPRLALGKSWNEMTVTWTSGYNVNEAIPFVEWGIVGADTRQTPAGTLTFKRNTVCGAPARTVGWRDPGFIHTSFLKDLWPDRWYAYRIGHVLTNGSYVWSKKYSFKAPPFPGQDSLQRVIIFGDMGKAERDGSNEYSDYQPGSLNTTDQLIKDINNIDIVFHIGDLSYANGYLSEWDQFTSQVEPIASAVPYMTASGNHERDWPNSGSFYNGVDSGGECGVVAQTMFYVPAENREKFWYSVDYGMFRFCIADSEHDWREGTEQYKFIEHCLATVDRQKQPWLIFSAHRVLGYSSDYYYGLDGAFEEPMGRESLQKLWQKHKVDIAFYGHVHNYERTCPIYQNQCVNSEKNNYWGTLNGTIHVVVGGGGSHLSKFSSLNASWSLYKDYDFGFGKLTAYNHSSLLFEYKKSSDGNVYDSFTISRDYRDVLACVQDSCEPTTLAY